The window ACACACTGGCCATCCGTGCGTAGGTCTGGCTGAACCTGCTCCCATACCTTCTTTTTAGGGTTCAGTTCTTTGTCTGGTTCACCTGCAATCAAGAAGTCAGACTGGTACATGAGAAAAAACTCACATCACGCATGCAGGATTTATGAATCCAGTACTGATGTTTTTATGAACTTTTTGTGGTATTTCATGCCCTCTTATAACCTACTCAAACATTGCTTAATACGAGTGCTAAGACACATTGATAGATGACTTAATTGATGACTATATTTTCTTTCATGGATTCTTCATATTCAGTATACACTGATACAATCTGTATAACAagctgaagaaaataaaaatgctgagcaaaTGACCGACAATTATATCCATGACTTATTTCTCCCACATGAATTGTGAATACTCGGACTTTCTATCATGTTCTATTACAGCCTCAGCCATTTGTTCTTAGCTGTAATTCAAACCAACTAAACTGAAATTCTCAGAATTAAACTATGCAAACTATGGAAATCAATCAAGGGAAGTTCTCATTTCACGATGGCtctgtttttgatgttgtttggCATTTGTGAAAATTTGTGAAAATTCAAAGTCATTACTCTAGTGTCAACTTTTTCCACTCTGTACCATGATCTCAAGGTTATGTAGACACAAATGTATTTCATATCCCAAGGCTCCGATTTCTGCCGCTTTACAGCCAAAGAGTGGCAACAATCACTTTTGATCAGAAGCGTGACAGAGGTTTCAATGAGCAACTTGTGGAAATTCTTGAGTTCAAGCAGAAGTACTGGGCACCATTGGTCAGGAAAATGGGgacaattataataatatactCACACCAACAGTCGATTGGCTGTAACTGAATCTGCTCTACGGGGGTCTTGTTGGAGAAAAGAGGGACCCCAGGAAAAAGTACAACttctttcatcatttattttccattaaatgtaatttagaCAACAGCCCAGGTTTTTATGTTGTAAACAAACACGACCTAAACCGCATGAGAAACCATCAACCAATCCTGTCTTTGCTCTATTTCCACTCATCCTGTTTTCTCTTGAACCGGGTTTTCACGGAATTGTTTGAATTAGACTCTTTTTAATGTAGCATCCATAAAAATCATTCAGGCTAAAGGGATCCCTCATGAATCAAACAGCGTGCCTTGGCTGATGCAGCTGGGCTGTGTGTACTTGGTACACAGATCCATCTTCATCAAATACTCCTCTTCACTTTCTTGAAAAGGAATTCCAAATTTGGTTATTGTTCTCGGAAGAATATATGCATAACAAGAGTATATTTCTTCTCATACTCAGCTTTGAAGACTTTTAGAACCACTGGGCTActtggtggtgttttttttcaggccacATTCATTAAGATCTTTGTTTGGAAGACTTCACAGGAAGAACCTTGACTCTAATACAATGTAGTTGATGTGCTATTTGATAGCGAATAGggttcatattttgtttttttaataaacagaatACATAAGTTCAACTTAACAGGGCAGTTAGGATACTTATCTTTCCAGCtgactattaaaaaaaaaaaaagaataggtTCCTCGCAATGAACGCTAATTAGCCTGTCAAATCAGCAGTCACAGGCCATTTAGCCACCACCAAACAGAACTCAGGAGAGTTTTGAGTTGGGTCTGAGAATGCATCAGGAATAGTGTCTTCGGGGGAATGGACAGCAAAAAGGTTCAACGACACCCTTCATTTCCTAAAAACAGAGGTATTTTTTTGGATACTACGCTGAGAAATTCTTTCAGTGTACTCAACTCAATGACAATCACTCAGTGGTAATGAAGCatcaccagtgtgtgtgtttggttgatTTTAACGTTAAGCTTCATGCTAATGATTCAACTGTTTTTGAAGGTACAGTAATCAGATTGTAGTACCTGGGAAGCCCTGGAAAGTAACTCTGTCCCCTGGTACTGCTCCACTTGGAGGATCAAGGATCTCGACCTTGTCTGGTGAGCTGGCACACATGACCATAGCCTGGGACACTACTCCTCTCATCTTGGCTGGCTTCAGGTTACACAGCAGGACTGCCATGCGGTTCTGCATCTGCACAGAGAACAGaagattaaatacatttttacaaaccatATGCCGTACACAACAGAGATGAAAACTAATTAAACCcaatttacttaagtaaaaaaaaaaaaacaaacaaaaaaaatcccccttCAACTGATGTGGTCCGTTTGGCTACGGGACAGATAATTTCATAATCCAATACAAACACTAATGCCAAGTCCattctctttatttaaaattactgTGTCTGAGGGTCTATGGTTTGTTTGCATCATTTCATGTACCAAGGATCgcaaacaggaaaacattagATGCTTGAGCCTGGAGAGGTCTGTGGCTcaccaaaatttaaaagaagACCAGAGTAAGTTTCTCCCAAAAGTtgagaagaagagaaatctAACATTTCATGAGATGATGTATGCCAGATCTTAAGAAATAATCATACCTTTCTTCAAAGGACATCCTTTACAAAACTGCTACATAAATCTAAACTCACTGATGTTGCTTTCACAGGGCTTTGGTggtagttttaatttttcatcctTGTGGCAGGCTTGGATAGTATGTGAATGTTTTGTAACGGTATTTTCAAAATAGACCGTTTAACTTGAGAGGTATTTCATGTATACTGTAGACTTTTGTCCTAACAGTTTTTTTATGATTAGCCTGTCTCCGACATGTATCACTCAAATTATAGCCATAAAACTCTTAGTGTATCTCCTCAGATATTTCACTCCTACTGACTTAACAGAAATAGATAATGGCTCATATAAATAAGACAGATAACCAGAAAGTCAATTAggaatttgatttgatttattacCTCTGTGAGTAATGGACTGACTCAGACACgcaaaagacagaaatagcTCTAACTTTCTAACTGTAGTCAATGAGCACTTAATAAGGATGTGCTACTAAATTTTATTGCTGCAACACAGTCAACTATTTTAAGAAGCTACTGTCTAATATTTGCCTACGTGCATGGAAAGACTGTTGCCACTTCCAAATATTTCCTTTTAGACgcaatagctttttttttggcagagtcagacagtgtttttttgtataCATGATTTCAGcaggcatacagtatgtttccatTTAAACGTAACTGGTGCTTTTCATTTAGGTGAAACTCTACATAcagattgtttttcttcaggaaCAAATCATAAATCCACatgaaagcaaaataaacatgCATATGGAGATCCTGAATCATCAACATAAAATGTTTGACTGCTGAATAATCAGCACAGTCATCCTAAGAAGTCACTTTAAATAGACTAATAAAACCTTATTATGAACCTAGTGAGTCAAATGTATAAGCATACAGCACTGCCTGTGTGTCTAGTGACAATAAATCTCAAACAGAGTCTCTGCAGGGATTTATGAGGCTAATATAAGAATCTAATTTGTATTTCAGTCTACATCTTCCATCTTACTCATTAGCAGACAATGTAGAATGCCAGTTAACTGGCAGGTGTTGCTTTTGACATCTAATGGCTTGCAATCTGAAGCTTGATGAGACATTCAGTGACCTTCAGGTTAGATCAGTACCATGTGACAAGTACAAGGGGAACTGGTTTCCAACAGAGaagtgactttttaaattttttttcctcacctcataaacacaaactaaaTGACTAAATTAGTATGCATCTCTTCAAACATCCTGGGATATTATTGTGATGTAGCCAAAATATCAGTTTACAAAGTTCCCTGTTCTAACTTCTGTTGATCATATCTAAAAGGCCTAAGATTGTACCTGGTCCAGAGGTATGTGCTTGACCAGCCCGCTAACCACTGTCCTGGGTGAGGCCTCTCCCACGTCAACCTGCTCCACATAGAGACTGTCGGCATCTGGATGCTTCTCGGCTGTGATTATACGTCCAATACGCAGGTCCAAGCGAGACACGTCCACCTTGGCATCCTCTTGGCTGGGAGCTGcctgctttttctctgctttctcccCTCCTGACATCAGAGAGCGGAAAATACTGCTAAACTAataatgcacacaaacacacactgccttGAAATTTCATGTTCCAGTTCTTTTAATTTGGGTTATGTCAATGAGAGTTTCATATGACAATTTGGTTGGTTGCTGTACATTTCCAGCACAGAACATCAGACAGTAGCTATCCATCAAGTGTTAAAGAAAGGTTTGATAAAGAGATGAATCTGTGAGTGTTTTCAGGCTATTACTATTGTTTAAAAGCACTAAGAATATTTCAGCCAGCTTGTATCTTTCCAaggaaaattattaaaaaaaacaaatcatggTTGAAACAATACTGGGCATCTGTCTGGAATCTGATTTAATTTCCTCccataaatgaaaacaaagcccACCAATGGCAGGCCTCAGGTTGGCATGCGTTTCATGTGATCTACaagtgaataaaaaattaaggaaagaaaattattaaaatttccACTTCTTCCCAGAAATGTGGGCTACGTAGCTTGACTAAATGACAATTCCAATACCAACTTTTGGCTGAAGGTGAGTGCTACATGATACAGAGACATAGCAGATTAACAGATGCTTCCAAAGCTTTCACCAACTCGCCTGGCTTTCTTGCACACCAGTGGATTGCACTGATCAAATGATCACACAGTCTTTAATCATTCCTCTGAGCTCACACCAACTCTGAGGAATATAAATTCCAACCCCTGCCTTTGATATTCCACATTTGTCCCTTGAGTAATCTTTGCACTGCTGTGATGACAGTAACATTATCAGTACTCCACCAAGGTTAGACATGGGTTTGTAAACTAACAAGTGATGACTGTTTGGATGAGGTGAGAACATAGTTCCATTAAAGTAAGACAGAATTTAGCGTGTACAATAGCTTATCAAGAGGAATAAGTGTCTCTCATTAACATCTGGATGTAAGAAATGCCAGACACTCCAATGAATCTGTCAGGGTCCTAAAGCTTGTTGCTTTCTCTTTCTAAATGATAACTGCATTAACACTTCCTGCACCGATTATTCCATGTTCCCTGTCTGTTCAGTTCTTCTAATTAGTCCAGATAGCAAATAGCTGAAACAGAACTAAATATCTGAGTGATTCACTGCCAATTAATTGAAATTCTGTGGCAcagattttcttgttttgtattcTAAACTTATCATAAATGTAAAACGGTTTAACTTCATTATGTTTCTTGCATAAGGGGTTTTTGGGTTTAGGATAGGGTCCTAGAATGACGTACATccacaaaacataaacattaaaaacattctCAAATTGGAATCAGTTGGTGGTGACATCAGACAAGGATGCCTCctcaaaaatcataaaacttCATAAACAAATTAAGTTTCACAAAACATCTTCCACTTGAGGCCCAGAGACCTTGGATCCATTAAGAGCCAGATATCGCTGCCTTACATCCATTGCCACCTGATATTAGAAATTCAACATGATAAACATGTTTGGAGAAGGTCAATGATATTTGCATGTAGCCAACTGCTCGTAGAAAAACTGGATCTTAAACAAAACCTTCAGttcaaaaaacaataataatgatagtatTGATGAAGAAATCCCTCAGGGGCGAGAGGTAACtcatttttatagtttttatagCTTTAATATGGTCGTgccaacaaactgaaaatgaaacacatgaCAAGAATGTTGCTATATAACATCGCCTAAGCAGGCTTAATTTAACCTTCTAAAACTATTTTATTGGATGTGAAAACTTCAAAAGATTACTAATAAAACCCACAATGTgccatattttttcattcagccattaccttttttctctggcttcttctttttattctcaTCTTTGGGAGAGGGGCtctggacagcagcagcaggggaaGCAGAGGGTGCTGGACCAGAGGATTTGGGAGGGGTGGGCTTCGAACTGCACTCAACGGTGGGTTCACCTGAAGGCATGGCCGCCACCTGCACTACAAGAAGGACGTATCCAATATGTTAGTACAAAGAAAGGGTTAAATAGTGGATCATAGTTGCTATCAGAGACTTTTTCTCAAGCATGTCTGACAACTGCTATTTTTCTGCACACACTTGGTTGCCTCACTGTGAATGAAAGGACAGACAAGAGCATATCTGCACTGCTGCAAAACAGAGATAATTTACATTGCAAGTACACAAGGCAACCTACTTCTTAGTTGTGCCTTTTCACGCAAAGAGCTGGTTGCATCAACATAATACAATGCAATGATATAGAGGGAGCTTTAATTACACAACCAGTGGGAGGACTTCTCTCCTGATGCAAACAGTTTTGATGGGAAAATGACACAGTTTCCAAGCTGATGGAAACAAGATATTGGAGCCATAAAGCAGGGAACAATGTCCTACAATAACTCccctgaaaaaaataaccccTCATTTAAGGCGCCTGATGTTTGAGTTCCTACAAAATCCTGTGCCTGTGTCTGACAAACATCGGTCTGCAGGCACACCACCATCACCATAATGCTTTTAATTACCTTAATTCTACGTTAGGACCTGAGATCAGGACTTTTCCGGTTTACCTTGGAATTATGGGCAATAGCCTCTTAAACTCTTGATATTCCACTTTGAGTTTCCTGTCAaggtttttttacatttagagaaaaaaaaattaagcactGTTATATCACATAACGATACTCAAAGCGAGTGAAATATTCAGCCCCAAAACACCATGTTTTCTATAATAACACAATTAGATCAAATGGATTTTATTTAGACATCTGGCGCATTACTTTACACACTCTTCCCAAAACTAAGCCGGACATATCTGGAATCTCTAGATACAATGGATCTCGTCAagaatttttaattaaagctaCACAAATTAATATTGTAATGTTAA is drawn from Xiphias gladius isolate SHS-SW01 ecotype Sanya breed wild chromosome 15, ASM1685928v1, whole genome shotgun sequence and contains these coding sequences:
- the aimp1a gene encoding aminoacyl tRNA synthase complex-interacting multifunctional protein 1a — its product is MFLARSLVKMSTPNPLLRLEQRAVEADQIIEYLKQQVQLLKEKAIIQASVREEKKLMVENAKLKNDIEELKKQLLEKEKRRGVQVAAMPSGEPTVECSSKPTPPKSSGPAPSASPAAAVQSPSPKDENKKKKPEKKGGEKAEKKQAAPSQEDAKVDVSRLDLRIGRIITAEKHPDADSLYVEQVDVGEASPRTVVSGLVKHIPLDQMQNRMAVLLCNLKPAKMRGVVSQAMVMCASSPDKVEILDPPSGAVPGDRVTFQGFPGEPDKELNPKKKVWEQVQPDLRTDGQCVATYKGAAFEVAGKGVCKAQTMGNSGIK